The window CTTCTGATGTACTTGCGTCCCCGATGGAACCGAAGGCGACTTCATTTCCATTCACAGAAAAACCATTTACAGTTTTTAATTCCGGGTTGTTTCTGTAGAGTTTGGATGCCCATGCTAAACCGACCAGACGAGGCATTTGTCCCGCAGTAGGAGAGATGTCCGAAGAAGAATTTTTCATCCGGGTAAGATCTTTCCAACTGCCATCGGGATTCAGACTGCGTGTGGAAAAATGTCCGTTCATAGAACGTCCGGCAGAAGAAGGTTCTGCTTCCACATCCGGATTGGCATAAAGCTGAGCAAAAAATTTGGTGATGTCGGATTGCCCGATAGCAAACATGAAAGTCTGATCGCGGTAATAACCCGCACGAAAATCCCCATCTTTGAATTGTTTGGCCATCGCAATTTGCGCCAGTTCTTTTCCATCACCGAAGATGCCGAATTTTGCCTTTCCGGTGAGGACCTCTTTTCTACCCAACAAACTTGCCTGACGACTTTCTGATGCGATACGGTAATCATTCAAGACTTCCTTTCGGAAATCTTCGAAACTTAAATCTCTATTAACAGAACCTGCTGGTGACTCTTTCATAAAAAAAATCGTGTTTGGTGTCCTTACAAATATAGGAATTTTTGGAGGTTGTAATGAGGTGTTAAGCTTTGTAAATATAACTAATGGTTTTTCATTTATTTGCTTATTGGGCAGTGCTTTATTGCGCTGAAGTTTAGATTTCTAATACGGAAGCCTTTCTATCCAACGGCCATTTTGTTCACAAAATTTTATCGATAATTAACTGAATCCTAATGAATGAATCATTTTCTTTCAAAGATCACCTTTTAATCACCAAAGCATGCCGATATTGTGCTCCAATTCAATAAAACGGTAAATGAAACTGGTGATTCATTTTGTAGGCTTCCTGACATTTGTCATCATCGGAACCTCCTGCGAACAGGCTGTAAGAAAGCCTGAAAATAAAGCTGTTCCTGTTGAAAGGATGATGCAGAAAAGCGAAGGTCTGATCCGGATTGATCCATCGGTATTAGTTTCTGAAAAAGATACCATTTGTGGAATGAGTCTTCGAGATGGTATTTCTGACACCCTTCATGTTCAAGATAAAATCTATGGCTTTTGCAGTCCGGGATGCAAGGCTACATTTCAAAAACAAATTGCAGTAAAATGAAATTATTTCAATCGGTCTTCGTTCGTTTTTTTATTGTCGGTCTGATCACACTTGGGTTCATGATTTATGCCTATACTATCCTGAATCCTGAAAAAGATGAAACAGAATTATTGCCGGTTTATGGTCCGCGCAACGAAGACAGCACAGATCACAAAATAGCCTCGTTTTCATTCATTGATCAGGAAGGTAAAAAGGTAACGGAAGAAGATGTCAATGGAAAAATTTATATAGCGGATTTTTTCTTTACCACCTGCCAGGGGATTTGTCCGATTATGTCAGGACAAATGCAAAGGGTGTACGAGCATTACAAAGGGGATGAGCGCATTCATTTTTTATCTCATTCAGTGAAACCGGTGGAAGATTCAGTTCCGGTTTTGGCGGCTTATGCAAAAGAACATGGGGCGGATGCAAAGCAATGGCAATTTCTCACCGGTGACAAGAAGGAGCTCTATGAAATGGCAAGGAAATCGTATCTTGTGAGTGTAACGGAAGGCAATGGTGGTCCGGAGGATTTTGTGCATACACAGTTTTTTGCACTGGTGGATCCGGAGAGAAGGATTCGGGGATTCTATGATGGAACGGATTCAACAGAAGTGAATAAACTCATTGATGACATTCATGTATTACTCGGCGAGCCACATTAATTTCATTTTTCGAATTGCTTTAATCGCATTTTTCTCTTTTCCTTTTTCCTCGTTCGCTCAACATACGTCTGAAACCGATTTTCAACAGTTATTAGACTTAGAAAAAAAATCCGCAGGTATTCATCAACGACAAGCCGTTTCGAATTTCATTCCATTGACTTATGATGTTACCGGAGCAAGATGTGAATGGAATCTGGATCCTGAGATTCGTTACATCAGCGGAAGTGTGATGACAAAATTTATACCGGTTGGAAATTCGCTTCAACAGATGGATTTTGATTTGTCACATTTGCTTACTGTAGATTCAGTACTTTATCACGGAGCATTGA of the Bacteroidota bacterium genome contains:
- a CDS encoding SCO family protein, whose product is MKLFQSVFVRFFIVGLITLGFMIYAYTILNPEKDETELLPVYGPRNEDSTDHKIASFSFIDQEGKKVTEEDVNGKIYIADFFFTTCQGICPIMSGQMQRVYEHYKGDERIHFLSHSVKPVEDSVPVLAAYAKEHGADAKQWQFLTGDKKELYEMARKSYLVSVTEGNGGPEDFVHTQFFALVDPERRIRGFYDGTDSTEVNKLIDDIHVLLGEPH